From a single Cyclobacterium marinum DSM 745 genomic region:
- a CDS encoding alpha/beta hydrolase family protein codes for MIAFLLFLSAITGFHFPPSDTTHFLLVPLDHHIKNARKIEISYTLMHPYDKQKETILLIEDPLDKYFQESIDMQPLLDEFNIVHIKGRNEADAILQIINSSGEIDWAKAYQLLNMDQQARDIELIRNALTGNHRVHLLGFSGAAAYLHYYLGLFPENVKSLISFNPLLFDLQKT; via the coding sequence TTGATAGCTTTTCTACTGTTTCTAAGTGCAATCACAGGTTTTCACTTTCCTCCCTCTGATACAACTCATTTTTTACTGGTACCGCTGGATCATCATATAAAGAATGCTAGGAAAATAGAAATTAGCTATACCCTAATGCATCCCTACGATAAGCAAAAGGAAACCATTCTGCTAATTGAGGATCCTTTGGACAAGTATTTTCAGGAAAGCATAGACATGCAGCCGCTGTTGGATGAATTTAATATCGTTCATATCAAAGGTCGGAATGAGGCTGATGCCATTTTGCAAATTATCAATTCTTCAGGGGAAATTGATTGGGCAAAAGCTTATCAATTGCTAAATATGGACCAACAAGCAAGGGACATAGAGTTGATCCGTAATGCCTTGACCGGAAACCACAGGGTACATTTACTGGGCTTTTCAGGTGCCGCTGCCTACCTGCATTATTACCTTGGCCTTTTCCCTGAAAACGTCAAATCCTTGATTTCCTTCAACCCCCTACTCTTTGACCTTCAAAAAACCTGA
- a CDS encoding DUF4221 family protein, with protein sequence MNNFMLFVLISLVFSCSIPTNKEHLALDIEKIQIPIDENFLNTYQVWDSYYENKESKLLAYNATRHSFDLFSLDKQSTLNQIPLEREGPDGIDKVDGLDFHNEDSVFLYSRGKLYISSLNGKISKVHSLYELFNFDGGGEPSINFYFKLRYNPVSKSVAFFIVYHNTDQKSKGNLPLIGLLNLETLETNYLPIYHTDFFKENYGNVGFVTYLGFNNFFEGNMIFNYQYQSNIYSLNTKGKLKEGKEVKHILPLINLDNIDSHAINNTHYLSPIPDPWRKLIYRFNWEAPIKGKEILFLKKKTSLTVFDSKLKKLQHYSLPDYTYQINNWFATKKGLFLNLAHPANPALKENTLEFHVVKLRNDKF encoded by the coding sequence ATGAATAACTTTATGCTATTTGTTTTAATTTCTCTCGTTTTTTCTTGTTCAATACCCACTAATAAAGAGCATCTAGCACTTGATATCGAAAAGATTCAAATCCCAATTGATGAAAATTTCTTAAATACTTATCAGGTTTGGGATTCTTATTATGAGAATAAGGAATCCAAACTCCTTGCCTATAACGCAACAAGGCATTCATTTGATTTGTTTAGCTTGGATAAACAATCAACTTTAAACCAAATACCACTTGAACGTGAAGGACCTGATGGTATAGACAAAGTTGACGGGCTAGATTTCCACAATGAAGATTCTGTTTTTTTGTACTCGAGAGGCAAACTATACATCTCTTCATTGAATGGAAAAATAAGTAAAGTTCATTCACTTTATGAGTTGTTTAATTTTGATGGTGGAGGAGAACCATCTATAAATTTCTATTTTAAGCTTCGGTATAACCCTGTGTCAAAAAGTGTAGCTTTCTTTATAGTTTACCACAATACAGATCAAAAATCAAAAGGAAATCTTCCTCTTATAGGCTTACTTAATCTTGAAACATTAGAAACTAACTATTTACCAATTTATCATACCGATTTTTTTAAGGAAAATTATGGAAATGTTGGTTTTGTTACCTATTTAGGATTCAATAATTTTTTCGAGGGAAATATGATTTTTAATTATCAGTACCAATCCAATATTTATAGTTTAAATACCAAAGGAAAATTGAAGGAAGGAAAAGAGGTTAAGCATATATTGCCTTTAATCAACTTAGATAATATTGATTCGCATGCCATAAACAATACGCATTATCTTTCCCCAATACCTGACCCTTGGCGGAAACTTATTTATAGATTCAATTGGGAAGCGCCAATTAAAGGGAAAGAAATTTTATTTCTAAAAAAGAAAACCTCACTTACCGTTTTTGATTCCAAATTGAAAAAACTTCAGCACTATTCATTACCTGATTATACTTACCAGATCAATAATTGGTTTGCAACTAAAAAGGGTTTATTTTTAAACCTAGCACATCCTGCAAATCCTGCATTGAAGGAAAATACCCTAGAGTTCCATGTTGTAAAATTAAGGAATGACAAATTTTGA
- a CDS encoding BF3164 family lipoprotein: protein MKILLLLNKNNLLILISGLLLCACKKSDPSNKVFTKETIPKSIDLVSQKYYYPELLKPNNLLVKNDFIVIQELTNQPPMHILDKKTLQYLNSKGESGFGPGEITDSFMFDFGNDEGTFWVYSLGGKTYSEFELRDDSHQPTQQIKQKENFITAINLVWATDSSVMTRMANDPARYIEFKLEGDRINEFGTWKEIEPKKEFKGISNFNLGDLHQGKLLRKPNSDIFVHVGIRRDRIEILNRKTGEILAINGPLNHVPGFSIVGKGSGAGLVINEGEPYAYSSACLGNKYIYGLFCGRNREELLNSEINSTTVYVFDYEGNSKFELILDRSLQSIAVDEKSGKLYGITTDRDPGLAVFSLPDNF from the coding sequence ATGAAAATACTATTATTATTAAATAAAAATAATTTATTGATCTTAATTTCAGGTCTATTACTTTGTGCCTGCAAGAAGTCAGATCCTTCTAACAAGGTATTCACAAAAGAGACCATACCAAAAAGCATTGATTTAGTTAGCCAAAAATATTATTATCCTGAATTATTAAAACCAAATAATCTTCTAGTTAAAAATGATTTTATTGTAATACAGGAGTTGACCAATCAACCCCCCATGCACATACTGGATAAAAAAACACTTCAATACTTAAATTCGAAAGGTGAATCTGGTTTCGGCCCCGGAGAAATTACGGATTCTTTTATGTTTGATTTTGGCAATGATGAGGGTACTTTTTGGGTTTACAGCTTAGGTGGAAAGACTTATTCTGAATTTGAACTAAGAGATGATTCGCATCAACCAACTCAACAAATAAAACAAAAAGAAAATTTTATTACGGCTATTAATTTAGTTTGGGCTACTGATTCCAGTGTGATGACCAGGATGGCAAACGATCCTGCCCGATACATTGAATTTAAATTGGAGGGAGATAGAATAAATGAATTTGGCACGTGGAAGGAGATAGAGCCCAAAAAGGAATTCAAGGGAATTTCCAATTTTAATCTTGGGGATTTACACCAAGGAAAACTGTTGAGGAAACCCAATAGTGATATATTTGTTCATGTGGGGATAAGAAGAGACAGGATCGAGATTTTAAACAGAAAAACAGGAGAAATTTTAGCGATAAATGGACCATTAAACCATGTCCCGGGATTTTCTATTGTTGGAAAAGGGAGCGGTGCTGGATTGGTAATAAATGAGGGAGAACCCTATGCCTATTCAAGCGCTTGTTTGGGAAATAAATACATTTATGGGCTTTTCTGCGGAAGGAATAGGGAAGAATTACTAAATAGTGAAATCAACTCAACAACAGTTTATGTATTTGATTATGAAGGAAATTCGAAATTTGAGTTGATATTAGACAGGTCTTTACAATCCATTGCTGTAGATGAAAAGTCCGGTAAGCTTTATGGTATTACCACAGATCGGGATCCTGGACTGGCTGTGTTTAGCCTACCTGATAATTTTTGA
- a CDS encoding sulfotransferase domain-containing protein, whose translation MAWKIQINPISCLFKDKTGNNSRKSKPKESIEVETIFILSAGRTGTRFFQDFFNTCFSQVYAVHEPQPDFFDMGMQKIRTDLIFDVSCQNICEFRKPLLKQVLSTPETTYIESNPHAAYLIPELMATFSSIKFLYVVRNPIDSVRSFYAKSPKDSGGEMLFYGENDHRKRICPKDFPGDGWEKEWPDFNRVHKIAWYWNKVNSIIQESLQNSENSLQIKYEDFFSKNQSIREKTILQVIEFLKLTEKRDADWNKINHIMNQKSNATKVEYLPPFEQWPIREKEMFKELTKEMRIKLNYK comes from the coding sequence ATGGCTTGGAAAATACAAATTAATCCTATCTCTTGTTTATTTAAAGATAAAACTGGAAATAATAGCAGGAAGTCAAAACCCAAAGAAAGCATTGAGGTAGAAACAATTTTTATCCTCAGTGCAGGTAGAACAGGCACCCGTTTTTTCCAGGATTTTTTTAATACCTGTTTCAGTCAGGTATATGCAGTTCATGAGCCCCAACCTGATTTTTTTGACATGGGTATGCAAAAAATTAGGACAGATTTGATTTTTGACGTCAGCTGCCAAAATATATGTGAATTCAGAAAACCATTACTAAAGCAAGTGCTTTCCACTCCAGAGACCACCTATATAGAATCAAATCCGCACGCTGCATACCTTATTCCGGAACTAATGGCTACATTTTCATCTATCAAGTTTTTGTATGTAGTCAGAAATCCAATAGACTCCGTCAGGTCATTTTATGCTAAATCTCCAAAAGATAGTGGTGGGGAAATGTTGTTTTATGGGGAAAACGATCACAGGAAAAGGATCTGCCCCAAGGACTTTCCAGGCGATGGATGGGAAAAAGAATGGCCCGATTTCAACCGGGTTCACAAAATAGCCTGGTACTGGAATAAAGTCAATAGCATTATTCAGGAATCCTTGCAAAACAGTGAAAATTCCCTACAAATTAAGTACGAAGATTTCTTTTCAAAAAACCAGTCTATCAGGGAAAAAACAATTTTACAAGTTATAGAATTTTTGAAATTAACCGAAAAAAGGGATGCAGATTGGAACAAAATAAACCATATCATGAATCAAAAGTCGAATGCAACCAAGGTAGAGTACCTCCCACCCTTTGAACAGTGGCCCATAAGGGAAAAAGAAATGTTTAAGGAGTTAACAAAGGAAATGAGGATCAAGCTAAATTACAAATAA
- a CDS encoding LytTR family DNA-binding domain-containing protein, which yields METSYLILKCSQTILKLELKKITHFLVNDYLLTVFCLNKNSHSFCSSLKSMEDKLPENFFKINRNCIVNVNLIYSLQVKKREIIMQNDFRLKVAKSKWTEIKKKMILLNQLNNGLENTN from the coding sequence ATGGAAACCTCCTATTTAATTCTCAAATGCAGCCAAACCATACTAAAACTAGAGTTGAAAAAAATAACGCATTTTTTAGTAAATGATTACCTGCTCACGGTCTTTTGTTTGAATAAAAACAGCCATTCTTTCTGTTCTTCTCTTAAAAGTATGGAAGATAAGTTGCCGGAAAACTTTTTCAAAATAAACCGAAACTGCATAGTAAATGTAAATTTAATCTATTCTCTTCAAGTAAAAAAAAGGGAAATAATTATGCAAAACGATTTTCGCCTTAAGGTGGCCAAATCAAAATGGACTGAAATAAAAAAGAAAATGATTCTACTAAACCAACTAAATAATGGCTTGGAAAATACAAATTAA
- a CDS encoding glycosyltransferase, with protein MSAFHQLVELHPNTFYDIVGDGELMKPLMELVTFLGLEEKVFFHGEKKKADIINFYRNSDIFVLPSITASDGNSEGQGLVLQEAQAMQLPVIATLHNGIPEGVMDGITGYLVPEKDINALQIKMKYLIEHPRVRKDMGNSGRKFIEHKFDNFHLGKKLEKIYTDLL; from the coding sequence ATCTCAGCTTTTCACCAGCTTGTAGAACTTCACCCAAATACCTTTTATGACATCGTGGGCGATGGTGAATTGATGAAACCTTTAATGGAACTGGTAACCTTTCTTGGATTGGAGGAAAAGGTTTTCTTTCATGGAGAGAAAAAAAAGGCTGACATTATCAATTTTTACAGAAATTCCGACATTTTTGTACTTCCTAGCATTACGGCGAGTGATGGCAATTCTGAAGGACAGGGTCTGGTACTTCAGGAAGCCCAAGCCATGCAATTACCGGTAATTGCTACCTTACACAATGGGATACCTGAAGGAGTAATGGATGGCATCACTGGATACCTAGTTCCCGAAAAAGATATCAATGCCCTTCAAATAAAAATGAAATACCTTATTGAACATCCAAGGGTTAGAAAGGATATGGGAAATAGTGGTAGAAAATTTATAGAACACAAGTTTGACAACTTCCATTTAGGTAAAAAACTGGAAAAAATATATACTGATCTGCTATAA